In Streptomyces capitiformicae, one genomic interval encodes:
- a CDS encoding serine/threonine-protein kinase, which yields MRAGGGHVVSDEGRLIAGRYRLTEQIGRGGMGTVWRAGDEVLDRQVALKRLHVQPHLSPDDLVRLYERTRREARSAARIAHPNVIVVHDVVDDHLDAGDGYGEAGDGRPCIVMEYVPAPTLADLLGDGRTIPPEDSARIGLGMVAALRAAHAAGVLHRDVKPGNVLLGAEGRVVLTDFGIAMTADASTLTKTGEMVGSIHYMAPERIRGQTPGPASDLWALGATLYQAVEGRPPFRRLTAMEAAYAIAVDPLEPLKQGGALEPLIVALLSKDPADRPTAEQTEEALRAVVSGVTTVTLPKPASQGSGAEPPETGRGRGRGSRGAEPGRGRGKRVLVPVGVALAVVATVVGATLYMRADNTTNDSDSRQNAGAATPSYSPSPVPDGFHLVKEESLGVSFPVPDGWKPNKRTAEQVTYVDPTRLAEIRIGVVDPAGSHPIAHFADIEANTKVNYPNTYRKLRMQKTTFRGQPAAIWEFTFQGRARAFRAIDLGFGREGEREYDIYLSAPDEKWDTYRPVFDKVRDGFVTSGS from the coding sequence ATGCGGGCTGGCGGAGGGCACGTGGTGTCGGACGAAGGGCGGCTCATCGCCGGGCGCTACCGGCTCACGGAGCAGATCGGCCGTGGCGGTATGGGCACGGTGTGGCGGGCGGGGGACGAGGTCCTCGACCGCCAGGTCGCGCTGAAACGGCTGCACGTACAGCCGCACCTCTCCCCCGACGACCTGGTCAGGCTCTACGAGCGCACCCGCCGTGAGGCGCGCAGCGCCGCCCGTATCGCGCATCCCAACGTGATCGTCGTCCATGACGTCGTGGACGACCACCTCGACGCCGGTGACGGATACGGCGAGGCCGGCGACGGGCGGCCCTGCATCGTCATGGAGTACGTCCCGGCGCCCACGCTCGCCGATCTCCTCGGGGACGGCCGGACCATTCCGCCCGAGGACTCGGCCCGTATCGGCCTGGGCATGGTCGCCGCGCTGCGCGCCGCCCACGCCGCCGGTGTACTGCACCGCGACGTCAAGCCCGGCAACGTCCTGCTCGGCGCCGAGGGACGGGTCGTCCTCACCGACTTCGGCATCGCGATGACGGCCGACGCCTCGACCCTGACCAAGACGGGCGAGATGGTCGGCTCCATCCACTACATGGCCCCCGAGCGCATCCGTGGCCAGACGCCCGGCCCCGCCTCGGACCTGTGGGCGCTGGGCGCCACGCTGTACCAGGCGGTGGAGGGACGCCCGCCGTTCCGCCGCCTCACCGCGATGGAGGCCGCGTATGCCATCGCCGTGGATCCGCTGGAGCCGCTGAAGCAGGGCGGCGCGCTGGAACCCCTCATCGTGGCCCTCCTGTCCAAGGATCCCGCCGACCGCCCCACGGCGGAGCAGACGGAGGAGGCGCTGCGCGCCGTGGTGTCCGGGGTGACGACGGTGACGCTGCCGAAGCCGGCCTCGCAGGGCTCGGGCGCCGAGCCGCCGGAGACGGGGCGGGGCCGGGGGCGTGGGAGCCGGGGCGCGGAGCCTGGGCGTGGGCGGGGCAAGCGGGTCCTGGTGCCGGTCGGCGTCGCGCTCGCCGTCGTGGCCACGGTCGTCGGGGCCACGCTCTACATGCGGGCGGACAACACCACGAACGACTCCGACTCCCGGCAGAACGCGGGTGCCGCGACCCCCTCGTACTCCCCCTCCCCCGTCCCCGACGGCTTCCACCTGGTCAAGGAGGAGAGCCTCGGGGTCTCCTTCCCCGTGCCGGACGGCTGGAAGCCAAACAAGCGGACGGCTGAGCAGGTCACCTACGTCGACCCGACCCGCTTGGCCGAAATCAGGATCGGCGTCGTGGATCCTGCGGGCTCGCACCCCATTGCCCACTTCGCCGACATCGAGGCGAACACGAAGGTCAACTACCCCAACACGTACCGGAAGCTGCGTATGCAGAAGACCACCTTCCGCGGACAGCCGGCCGCCATCTGGGAGTTCACGTTCCAGGGCCGGGCCCGGGCCTTCCGCGCCATCGACCTCGGCTTCGGCCGGGAGGGCGAGCGCGAGTACGACATCTATCTCTCGGCCCCCGACGAGAAGTGGGACACCTACCGCCCGGTCTTCGACAAGGTGAGGGACGGCTTCGTCACGAGCGGGTCCTGA
- a CDS encoding acyltransferase, producing the protein MDHRQPPSVSHFDHCPWLFEKEATEDQRAAQRERQRSLGGDNEIGERCYVAESAAVFPDLLRLGDDSYIAAHAYVTGDLTTGTDCTLNPFTVVRGTVELGSAVRIGAHTSLLGFNHSTAPDRPVFRQPHTSRGITVGDDVWIGSHVVVVDGVTIGDHCVIGAGSVVTKDMPAWTVAAGNPARRIRDRRETRRETGDGDVLARFADTARAQAADLLARCWTGDRYVDRPGAEPTVRAHCDAVEIADLLLGTAPEQLGSDEHIERLSALQDKETGLVPEFGERVPPMDADGFIGEGAPLYHVLSVGYALDLLGAALPQPVHGVRNMTADQLITRLEGLPWRDHAWGAGAWIDTWATAAHWNLRHTDGDGMTPGSLEALFGWLLTRADPWTAMWGSPSTATGRLQVVNGYYRLTRGSFAQFGVPVPHPERVVDAVLDHARDTRWFGAGRENACNVLDVAHPLWLCTRQPAGGGGRDDGYRSAEIRSWAERQLTATLARWQDGKGFGFGPGTAGPGPEAGLQGTEMWLAILWLLADLLGRSDALGYRPRGVHRPEPGDACTPVG; encoded by the coding sequence ATGGATCACCGACAGCCGCCGTCCGTAAGCCACTTCGACCACTGCCCCTGGCTGTTCGAGAAGGAAGCGACGGAGGACCAGCGAGCCGCGCAACGGGAGCGGCAGCGGTCGCTCGGCGGGGACAACGAGATCGGCGAGCGGTGCTACGTGGCCGAGTCGGCGGCGGTGTTCCCCGACCTCCTACGGCTGGGCGACGACTCGTACATCGCCGCCCACGCCTATGTCACCGGAGACCTGACCACCGGCACGGACTGCACCCTGAACCCGTTCACCGTGGTACGCGGCACGGTCGAGCTGGGCAGTGCCGTGCGCATCGGCGCCCACACCTCCCTCCTCGGCTTCAACCACTCCACCGCCCCCGACCGCCCCGTCTTCCGGCAACCGCACACCAGCCGCGGCATCACCGTCGGCGACGACGTCTGGATCGGCTCCCACGTGGTCGTGGTCGACGGCGTCACCATCGGCGACCACTGCGTCATCGGCGCGGGGTCCGTCGTCACGAAGGACATGCCGGCGTGGACGGTGGCGGCCGGAAACCCGGCCCGCCGGATACGCGACCGCCGGGAGACGAGGAGAGAAACCGGTGACGGTGACGTGCTGGCCCGGTTCGCCGACACCGCCCGCGCCCAGGCCGCCGACCTCCTGGCCCGCTGCTGGACCGGCGACCGCTACGTCGACCGCCCAGGCGCCGAGCCGACCGTACGAGCGCATTGCGACGCCGTGGAGATCGCCGACCTGCTGCTGGGGACCGCCCCTGAGCAACTCGGCAGCGACGAACACATCGAGCGGCTGAGCGCCCTCCAGGACAAGGAAACGGGCTTGGTACCCGAGTTCGGTGAGCGGGTTCCCCCGATGGACGCGGACGGCTTCATCGGCGAGGGCGCTCCTCTCTACCACGTACTGTCCGTGGGCTACGCGCTGGACCTCCTGGGCGCCGCCCTCCCCCAACCGGTCCACGGCGTACGGAACATGACGGCCGATCAACTCATCACCCGTCTGGAAGGGTTGCCCTGGCGCGACCACGCCTGGGGCGCCGGCGCCTGGATCGACACCTGGGCCACGGCCGCCCACTGGAACCTCCGCCACACCGACGGCGACGGTATGACCCCGGGCTCCCTCGAAGCCCTCTTCGGCTGGCTGCTGACCCGAGCGGACCCCTGGACCGCCATGTGGGGCAGCCCTTCGACCGCCACCGGACGCCTCCAGGTCGTGAACGGCTACTACCGGCTCACCCGCGGCTCCTTCGCCCAGTTCGGAGTGCCCGTCCCGCATCCGGAGCGGGTCGTGGACGCGGTGCTGGACCATGCCCGTGACACCCGCTGGTTCGGTGCGGGCCGCGAGAACGCCTGCAACGTCCTGGACGTCGCCCATCCGCTGTGGCTGTGCACACGGCAGCCGGCCGGCGGGGGTGGACGGGACGACGGCTACCGGTCCGCCGAGATCCGCTCCTGGGCCGAACGGCAGCTCACGGCCACCCTGGCCCGCTGGCAGGATGGAAAGGGCTTCGGGTTCGGGCCGGGTACGGCAGGGCCGGGGCCGGAGGCGGGTTTGCAGGGTACGGAGATGTGGCTGGCCATCCTCTGGCTGCTGGCGGACCTGCTGGGCCGCTCCGACGCACTGGGATACCGACCTCGGGGAGTGCACCGGCCGGAGCCGGGGGATGCGTGTACGCCGGTCGGATGA
- a CDS encoding ATP-binding cassette domain-containing protein, with amino-acid sequence MTDTNGSTAAQSAVKDAVPGPAKPVVELRGAGKSYGNVRALHGVSLQVHPGKVTCVLGDNGAGKSTLIKIISGLHQHTEGEFLVDGEPVRFVTPREALDKGIATVYQDLAVVPLMPVWRNFFLGSEMTKGPWPIRRLDIERMKKTADEELRNMGIVLDDLDQPIGTLSGGQRQCVAIARAVYFGARVLILDEPTAALGVKQSGVVLKYIAAARDRGLGVIFITHNPHHAYMVGDHFSVLRLGTMELSAARDQVSLEELTNHMAGGTELAALKHELAQVRGVDVEELPEEEDLTAPVATSKDGAA; translated from the coding sequence ATGACTGACACCAACGGAAGCACCGCCGCGCAGTCCGCGGTCAAGGACGCGGTGCCCGGGCCGGCCAAGCCGGTCGTGGAGCTGCGCGGTGCGGGCAAGTCGTACGGCAACGTCCGTGCCCTGCACGGGGTGAGCCTGCAGGTGCACCCCGGCAAGGTGACCTGCGTGCTGGGCGACAACGGCGCCGGCAAGTCCACACTCATCAAGATCATCTCGGGTCTGCACCAGCACACCGAGGGCGAGTTCCTCGTGGACGGCGAACCGGTACGTTTCGTCACCCCGCGTGAGGCCCTCGACAAGGGCATCGCCACGGTGTACCAGGACCTCGCCGTGGTCCCGCTGATGCCGGTGTGGCGGAACTTCTTCCTGGGCTCGGAGATGACCAAGGGCCCCTGGCCGATCCGCCGCCTCGACATCGAGAGGATGAAGAAGACCGCGGACGAGGAACTCCGGAACATGGGCATCGTCCTGGACGACCTCGACCAGCCCATCGGTACCCTCTCCGGCGGCCAGCGCCAGTGCGTCGCGATCGCCCGCGCGGTCTACTTCGGCGCCCGGGTGCTCATCCTGGACGAGCCGACCGCCGCCCTCGGCGTCAAACAGTCGGGCGTGGTGCTGAAGTACATCGCGGCCGCCCGCGACCGCGGCCTCGGCGTCATCTTCATTACCCACAATCCCCACCACGCCTACATGGTCGGCGACCACTTCAGCGTCCTGCGCCTGGGCACCATGGAACTCTCCGCCGCCCGCGACCAGGTCAGCCTCGAAGAACTCACCAACCACATGGCCGGCGGCACCGAACTCGCCGCCCTCAAACACGAGCTGGCTCAGGTCCGTGGCGTCGACGTCGAGGAACTCCCCGAAGAGGAGGACCTCACCGCCCCCGTGGCGACGTCGAAGGACGGGGCGGCGTGA
- a CDS encoding ABC transporter permease yields the protein MTQATAPAASSSPPAPPATQKDGRTTQRSLGRRLLARPEVGALIAAIGVYAFFFAVAPSFREAGSLATVLYQASVMGIMALPVALLMIGGEFDLSAGVAVTSSALTAAILSFQLTLNVWSGVIVALVVSLAVGAFNGWLLIKTGLPSFLVTLGSFLILQGSNLAVTKIFTGNVASDSIAEMDGFDQAKSVFASEVSIGGVDFKVTIFYWLVFAGIATWLLLRTRFGNWIFAVGGNRDSARAVGVPVNLTKIALFMGVGAGAWFVGMHLLFSFNTVQSNEGVGNEFLYIIAAVIGGCLLTGGYGSAIGPVIGAFIFGMVNQGIVYAGWNPDWFKAFLGAMLLLAALVNLWVRHQATRR from the coding sequence CGAGCTCCTCGCCGCCGGCTCCGCCGGCCACCCAGAAGGACGGCCGTACCACACAACGCTCCCTGGGGCGCCGCCTGTTGGCCCGCCCCGAGGTCGGCGCGCTGATCGCCGCCATCGGCGTGTACGCCTTCTTCTTCGCGGTGGCCCCTTCCTTCCGCGAGGCCGGCTCGCTGGCCACCGTGCTCTACCAGGCGTCGGTCATGGGCATCATGGCGCTGCCCGTGGCGTTGTTGATGATCGGCGGCGAGTTCGACCTGTCCGCCGGTGTCGCGGTGACCAGCTCCGCGCTGACCGCCGCGATTCTCAGCTTCCAGCTGACGCTCAACGTGTGGAGCGGCGTGATCGTCGCGCTGGTCGTGTCGTTGGCGGTCGGCGCGTTCAACGGCTGGCTGCTGATCAAGACCGGTCTGCCCAGCTTCCTGGTGACCCTGGGCTCGTTCCTGATCCTCCAGGGCTCCAACCTCGCCGTGACGAAGATCTTCACCGGCAACGTGGCCAGCGACTCGATCGCCGAGATGGACGGCTTCGACCAGGCCAAGAGCGTCTTCGCCTCCGAAGTGTCCATCGGCGGCGTGGACTTCAAGGTCACGATCTTCTACTGGCTGGTCTTCGCCGGGATCGCGACCTGGCTGCTGCTGCGCACCAGGTTCGGCAACTGGATCTTCGCGGTCGGCGGCAACAGGGACTCCGCGCGTGCGGTGGGCGTACCGGTCAACCTCACCAAGATCGCCCTGTTCATGGGCGTCGGCGCGGGCGCCTGGTTCGTGGGCATGCACCTGCTGTTCTCGTTCAACACGGTGCAGTCCAACGAGGGCGTGGGCAACGAGTTCCTGTACATCATTGCCGCGGTGATCGGCGGCTGTCTGCTCACCGGCGGCTACGGCTCCGCCATCGGCCCGGTCATCGGCGCCTTCATCTTCGGCATGGTCAACCAGGGCATCGTGTACGCCGGCTGGAACCCCGACTGGTTCAAGGCGTTCCTCGGCGCGATGCTGCTGCTCGCCGCCCTCGTCAATCTGTGGGTCCGCCACCAGGCGACCCGGAGGTGA